A segment of the Bacillota bacterium genome:
GGTCCGTACGGCAGCCCGTGGCCGAGGCAGTCCAGTCAGTCAGCAGGCGTCTGGGGACGAGGCGCGACGAAGAGTGATTGGCGCGGAAAGCTCGGACCGGCTTCGGGCGGAAGGCCTGGGACCGGTCCTTTTGTCTTGCTTTTGTCTTGGTTGGGAGGAGCTTCAGTGTCGCGCGGGCAAGGTCTAAAAGTGCAGCAGAGTCTGGTCTGGGGAGTTGGCGTTGTAGTCCTCGTCCTGATGGCGTACAAGGTGCGTGGTGCGTTTGTCCCATTCATAGTGGCGGCCTTCATCGCGTACGTCATCAATCCCTTGGTGAGGATGGCAG
Coding sequences within it:
- a CDS encoding AI-2E family transporter; the encoded protein is MSRGQGLKVQQSLVWGVGVVVLVLMAYKVRGAFVPFIVAAFIAYVINPLVRMAEARGAPRVAAIFTAYVLVMGGIAFGLAFVLPALAGQFEEIAREAPEQS